One Prosthecobacter sp. DNA segment encodes these proteins:
- a CDS encoding SUMF1/EgtB/PvdO family nonheme iron enzyme codes for MNCRLLCFAFLVAKIAAAYAVSPELAALQQQYAFAVAERVTIPYDVGVEALNAKFLTALSSAGDEAKKAGSLPEVLAIEEDKKRITGKRSLPDKDDETTPASLKKLRSVYRAESAKLAQQHLAAQAALLPSYTAKLKELESTLTKGDRLEEAKEVMQYREGLGTLEAPLMAGSHSTNSLGMKLVKVPDTDVLFCVHETRRQDYAAYAADVSGVNDAWKTMQKDGVTMGDRDDHPVVGVSWEDARKFCEWLGKREGKIYRLPTDEEWSIAVGLGRAEKRPSGITPQMLSGKETTEFPWGGSFPPRTKDKAGNFGGIEYHEKFPTLPWLEDYSDGFATTSPVMSFKPNKLGLYDMGGNVWEWVADWWDAAQKDRVLRGASYYGCDRLRLLSSYRFPQPPSFRGTSHGFRCVMVMR; via the coding sequence ATGAACTGCCGACTTCTTTGCTTTGCCTTTCTTGTTGCCAAAATCGCCGCCGCCTATGCCGTGTCCCCTGAACTGGCCGCCTTGCAGCAGCAATATGCGTTCGCTGTGGCCGAGCGTGTCACGATCCCGTATGACGTCGGAGTCGAAGCTTTGAACGCCAAATTCCTGACAGCGCTCAGCAGTGCCGGCGATGAGGCCAAGAAGGCGGGCAGCTTGCCTGAGGTGCTTGCGATCGAGGAGGATAAGAAGCGCATCACCGGCAAGCGGTCACTGCCTGACAAGGATGATGAAACGACACCGGCCTCCCTGAAGAAACTCCGCTCCGTTTACCGGGCAGAGTCGGCAAAACTCGCCCAGCAGCACCTTGCTGCCCAAGCCGCCCTCTTGCCCTCCTACACCGCGAAGCTGAAGGAACTCGAAAGCACCCTGACCAAGGGAGACCGTTTGGAGGAGGCGAAGGAGGTCATGCAGTATCGCGAAGGGTTGGGGACGTTGGAGGCTCCCTTGATGGCTGGCAGCCATTCAACCAACAGCCTCGGAATGAAGTTGGTGAAAGTCCCCGACACCGATGTGCTCTTTTGTGTCCATGAGACCCGCAGGCAGGACTATGCCGCATATGCGGCAGACGTTTCTGGTGTGAATGACGCATGGAAAACGATGCAGAAAGATGGCGTCACTATGGGAGACAGAGACGACCACCCTGTGGTGGGGGTGAGTTGGGAAGATGCACGGAAGTTCTGCGAATGGCTGGGCAAGCGGGAAGGCAAGATATACCGGCTGCCAACGGATGAGGAATGGAGCATTGCTGTCGGACTTGGCAGGGCAGAGAAACGGCCTTCAGGGATTACCCCTCAGATGCTGAGTGGCAAAGAAACGACCGAGTTTCCCTGGGGTGGCAGCTTTCCACCCCGCACAAAGGACAAGGCTGGCAACTTCGGCGGCATCGAGTATCACGAGAAGTTTCCCACGCTGCCGTGGCTCGAGGATTATTCGGACGGTTTTGCCACAACCTCTCCCGTGATGAGTTTCAAGCCAAACAAGCTGGGACTGTATGACATGGGCGGGAACGTGTGGGAGTGGGTGGCGGACTGGTGGGATGCAGCGCAGAAAGATCGTGTGTTGCGCGGTGCCTCGTACTACGGCTGTGACCGCCTTCGCCTGCTCTCATCTTACCGTTTTCCCCAACCACCATCGTTTCGCGGTACCAGTCACGGGTTCAGGTGCGTGATGGTGATGCGTTGA
- a CDS encoding phosphoenolpyruvate carboxylase, which yields MSETPAPNLRHHGFQLLQDDLHFLMNAFAAVLKQLGEPELAACLPWIGTGVPQKTNRSLGQAYSIAFQLLNVVEERAASQIRRLREKKHGPEAEKGLWADNLKQLHTLGLNQADILAALKEVCVEPVLTAHPTEAKRETVRDLHREIYSLMNRHENPAYTPREQARLQKQLQTQLENLWRTGEIHVTRPSIEAELQNALHYLREVFPEALARAHVHLREAWQAAGYDPAQIDQLPPLLRFGSWIGGDRDGHPFVTADVTRHALQALRKNALRVQRRALESLAHHLTLSSLFQTTPHRLTNLIQLLAAKLQNEPQIDTAYILERNKEEPWRAAVYLMRAKVLLAIEKPASPAAYNQPDELRADLDALSQTLLDVGAKSVVEEQIVPLRRNLAAFGFHSAALDVRQNSAFHEKALDQLLRAAGLLDEGSFIDWSIEQKRALLDRELASPRPFLSPGISAGPEADTVLDCYRVLAEHRDQFGNAGLGSLIVSMTRRVEDLLIVYLLAREAGLMAWSAEGLVCPLPVVPLFETMGDLEAGPGIVESFLAHPVTRRSLNAQSNGGTPVFQMMVGYSDSNKDCGIVASQCALHRAQRELSATIHKHGARPIFFHGRGGTVGRGAGPTHWFMEALPHGSLSGGMRMTEQGETIAQKYAHIGSAVYNAELLIASATAATARHRSTESRAHPALEALFDTLASTSRDAYRAFLHAPDFMKFYRQATPIDALENSRIGSRPARRTGQASLDDLRAIPWVFSWTQSRFYLPGWFGAGSALQKLKTDDPAGYATLAAALPGSAFLRYVLTNIESSLVSANTDLMRAYADLVEDTAVRDRFLGTILSEYEATRSSIDDLFQGTFEERRPRLAYTLNIREEPLKVLHHQQIALLRDWRALAAAGKTEAADAMVSDLLISINAIASGLRTTG from the coding sequence ATGTCCGAAACTCCCGCGCCCAATCTCCGCCACCACGGCTTCCAGCTCCTCCAAGACGACCTGCATTTCCTCATGAATGCCTTCGCCGCCGTGCTGAAGCAGCTTGGCGAGCCGGAACTGGCCGCCTGCCTGCCTTGGATCGGCACGGGTGTGCCGCAAAAGACGAATCGCTCCCTGGGTCAGGCTTACTCCATCGCGTTTCAGCTTCTCAACGTCGTCGAGGAACGCGCCGCTTCGCAGATCCGCCGGCTGCGCGAGAAAAAACATGGACCCGAGGCCGAGAAGGGCCTGTGGGCGGACAACTTGAAGCAACTGCACACCCTCGGCCTCAATCAGGCCGACATCCTCGCGGCCCTCAAAGAGGTATGCGTCGAACCGGTGCTCACCGCGCACCCCACCGAGGCGAAACGTGAAACTGTGCGTGACCTGCACCGCGAGATCTACAGTCTCATGAACCGGCATGAGAACCCGGCCTACACGCCGCGTGAGCAGGCCCGCCTGCAAAAGCAGCTTCAGACCCAGCTCGAGAATCTCTGGCGCACCGGCGAGATCCACGTCACCCGCCCCAGCATCGAGGCTGAGCTGCAAAACGCGTTGCACTACCTGCGCGAGGTCTTTCCCGAGGCGCTCGCCCGTGCTCACGTGCATCTGCGCGAGGCCTGGCAGGCCGCAGGATACGATCCCGCACAAATCGACCAGCTCCCGCCGCTGCTGCGCTTCGGTTCATGGATTGGCGGCGACCGCGATGGGCACCCCTTCGTCACCGCCGATGTCACGCGCCACGCCTTGCAGGCCCTGCGCAAGAATGCATTGCGCGTGCAACGCCGGGCGCTCGAATCCCTCGCGCATCATCTGACGCTCAGCTCGCTGTTTCAGACCACGCCGCACCGGCTCACGAATTTGATCCAACTGCTCGCCGCGAAACTGCAAAACGAGCCGCAGATCGACACGGCCTATATTTTGGAGCGCAACAAGGAGGAGCCCTGGCGCGCCGCAGTTTACCTCATGCGGGCGAAAGTCCTCCTCGCCATCGAAAAACCCGCCTCGCCCGCCGCTTACAACCAGCCTGACGAACTCCGCGCCGATCTCGACGCGCTGTCGCAAACCCTGCTCGATGTGGGAGCCAAATCCGTCGTGGAAGAGCAGATCGTGCCGCTGCGCCGCAACCTCGCCGCCTTCGGTTTCCACTCCGCCGCGCTCGACGTCCGCCAGAACTCCGCCTTCCACGAGAAGGCGCTCGATCAACTGCTGCGTGCCGCCGGCTTGCTCGATGAAGGCTCCTTCATCGACTGGAGCATCGAGCAAAAACGCGCGCTGCTCGACCGTGAACTCGCCTCACCGCGTCCCTTCCTCTCCCCCGGCATCTCCGCCGGCCCTGAGGCCGACACGGTGCTCGATTGCTACCGCGTGCTGGCAGAACATCGCGACCAGTTTGGCAATGCCGGACTCGGCTCGCTCATCGTGTCGATGACACGCCGCGTCGAAGACCTACTCATCGTCTATCTCCTCGCCCGCGAGGCCGGACTCATGGCATGGTCCGCTGAAGGCCTCGTCTGCCCGCTGCCTGTCGTGCCGTTGTTTGAAACCATGGGCGACCTCGAAGCCGGTCCCGGCATCGTCGAGTCCTTCCTCGCGCATCCCGTCACGCGGCGCAGCCTCAACGCGCAAAGCAACGGCGGCACACCCGTGTTCCAGATGATGGTCGGCTACTCCGACTCGAACAAGGACTGCGGCATCGTCGCCAGCCAGTGCGCTCTCCATCGTGCCCAGCGCGAGCTTTCGGCGACCATTCACAAGCACGGCGCGCGTCCCATCTTCTTCCATGGCCGTGGCGGCACCGTCGGACGCGGCGCAGGGCCCACGCATTGGTTCATGGAGGCACTGCCGCATGGCTCCCTCAGCGGTGGCATGCGCATGACCGAGCAGGGCGAGACCATCGCGCAAAAATACGCGCACATCGGCTCCGCCGTGTACAACGCCGAGCTGCTCATCGCCTCCGCCACCGCTGCGACAGCACGCCATCGCAGCACCGAATCCCGCGCGCATCCCGCACTCGAAGCGCTCTTTGACACACTCGCCTCCACCAGCCGCGATGCCTACCGCGCCTTCCTGCACGCGCCGGATTTCATGAAGTTCTACCGGCAGGCCACGCCGATCGATGCGCTGGAAAACTCACGCATCGGCTCACGCCCCGCCCGCCGCACCGGCCAGGCCTCACTCGATGATCTGCGTGCCATTCCCTGGGTCTTCTCGTGGACGCAATCACGCTTCTACCTCCCCGGCTGGTTCGGCGCTGGCAGCGCGCTGCAAAAACTCAAGACCGACGACCCGGCGGGCTACGCCACCCTCGCCGCCGCGCTCCCCGGCTCCGCCTTCCTGCGCTACGTGCTCACGAACATCGAAAGCTCCCTCGTCAGCGCCAACACCGACCTCATGCGTGCTTACGCTGATCTCGTGGAAGACACCGCTGTACGTGACCGCTTTCTTGGCACCATCCTCAGTGAATACGAAGCCACGCGCAGCAGCATCGACGACCTGTTCCAAGGCACCTTCGAAGAACGCCGCCCGCGTCTCGCCTACACCCTGAACATTCGCGAAGAACCTCTCAAAGTGCTGCACCATCAGCAGATCGCCCTGCTGCGCGACTGGCGTGCCCTCGCCGCCGCTGGCAAAACCGAAGCTGCCGATGCGATGGTCTCCGATTTGCTGATCTCCATCAACGCCATCGCCTCTGGATTGCGGACGACGGGTTGA
- a CDS encoding prenyltransferase/squalene oxidase repeat-containing protein, translating into MVALSLAVMLHLLFLGLLVIVVEIGEPAPQAEILAFTQAETPAQTPNVSKPMPADALAMPPTPQIQDSSIHGTMTLPRLAMTVSPTMRLGEAKPIFNGGGGMGVPLAMRSRGNVDNRLKLLTKRGGLPGAEDAVQRALDWLGRMQNEDGSWGKTYKVAMTGFAVLCFLGHGDTVDSAKYGREVTRGVHFLTEVSAKNEGLLATVPRSNGACYEHGIATYALGEVYAMARFGQKDLGPVVEAFDSGVRIILKGQTEAGGWLYNYRPGPNGDMSVTGWQYQALKAARQTRLNFPTLEQQIHKTERFLLHMRGPRGGFGYQEPADRESLTGAGVLGLQMFNPQEHRMAIIEGLQFILSGQGKKRWSGADVYAWYYNTQAAFNFGGTAWERWNAIFQKELLQNQQLDGHWSHRSASKAKFDSDLFCTVLCTLMLEVYYRYELPPSATR; encoded by the coding sequence ATGGTGGCTCTGAGCCTGGCGGTGATGCTGCATTTGTTGTTCCTGGGCTTGCTTGTCATCGTGGTGGAAATCGGCGAACCTGCGCCGCAGGCAGAAATCCTGGCGTTCACGCAGGCGGAGACGCCTGCGCAGACACCGAATGTGTCAAAGCCCATGCCGGCCGACGCGCTGGCGATGCCCCCGACTCCTCAAATCCAGGACTCGTCAATCCACGGCACCATGACGCTGCCCAGGCTGGCGATGACCGTCTCTCCAACGATGAGGCTGGGGGAGGCGAAGCCGATCTTCAATGGCGGTGGCGGCATGGGCGTGCCGCTGGCGATGCGAAGCCGCGGCAACGTGGACAATCGCTTGAAACTGCTGACGAAGAGAGGCGGATTGCCGGGGGCCGAGGATGCGGTGCAGCGGGCACTCGACTGGCTGGGACGCATGCAGAATGAGGACGGCTCCTGGGGCAAGACTTACAAGGTGGCGATGACCGGCTTCGCAGTGCTATGCTTTCTGGGACACGGGGATACCGTCGATTCGGCGAAATATGGTCGTGAGGTGACACGGGGCGTTCATTTCCTGACGGAGGTGTCGGCAAAGAACGAGGGGCTGTTGGCAACGGTGCCAAGATCCAACGGCGCCTGCTATGAGCACGGGATCGCCACCTATGCGCTGGGTGAGGTGTATGCGATGGCGAGGTTTGGCCAGAAGGACCTAGGGCCGGTGGTCGAGGCCTTTGACAGCGGGGTGAGGATCATCCTCAAGGGGCAAACGGAGGCGGGCGGCTGGTTATACAACTACCGCCCCGGCCCCAATGGCGACATGTCGGTCACGGGGTGGCAGTACCAGGCATTGAAAGCCGCGCGGCAGACACGTCTGAATTTCCCGACGCTGGAACAGCAGATCCACAAGACCGAGCGCTTTTTGCTGCACATGCGAGGTCCGAGAGGAGGCTTTGGCTACCAAGAGCCGGCGGACAGGGAATCTCTGACAGGTGCCGGTGTTCTGGGACTGCAAATGTTCAATCCTCAGGAGCACCGGATGGCGATCATTGAGGGGTTGCAATTCATCCTCAGCGGCCAGGGGAAGAAGAGATGGTCTGGGGCCGATGTGTATGCCTGGTACTACAACACGCAGGCGGCCTTCAATTTCGGCGGGACGGCCTGGGAGCGTTGGAATGCCATCTTTCAAAAAGAACTGCTGCAAAACCAACAACTAGACGGCCACTGGAGCCACCGCTCCGCCAGCAAGGCGAAGTTCGACTCCGACCTGTTCTGCACCGTGCTTTGCACACTGATGCTGGAGGTGTACTACCGCTATGAACTTCCACCGTCCGCCACTCGTTAG
- a CDS encoding AraC family transcriptional regulator, which yields MNDELHETTIDGPRTRRWVVEARECVEMTTHRIARLGMDETLPPYRRVRMTPEGSFVLACVSGEGEIMLDGRWQRVKPGMVCLAPPRVLNAFYAKSRERWCFAWVRYDEPSFVTPVVGAASPVMPTAHADEIVRIMTGLRAEWEGEREARLIHHWLELLHATIRRIAQPWWRQEPRVAKLWADVEQDLMRDWTLVELAHRSHCSPEHLRRLCLKELGRSPMQHLTCLRMEQARRFLETENDKLEVVAANVGYANAAIFSRVFKRWVGVAPGEYRGRV from the coding sequence ATGAACGACGAACTCCACGAAACCACCATCGACGGCCCGCGCACGCGGCGCTGGGTGGTGGAGGCGCGGGAGTGTGTGGAGATGACGACGCACCGCATCGCACGACTGGGTATGGATGAGACGCTGCCGCCGTATCGTCGCGTGCGGATGACGCCGGAGGGCAGTTTTGTTTTGGCCTGCGTCAGCGGGGAAGGGGAGATCATGCTCGATGGACGCTGGCAGCGGGTGAAGCCGGGCATGGTATGTCTGGCTCCGCCGCGAGTGTTGAATGCGTTTTATGCGAAGAGCCGCGAGCGCTGGTGTTTTGCGTGGGTGCGCTACGACGAGCCGAGTTTTGTGACGCCGGTGGTCGGCGCGGCGTCGCCGGTGATGCCGACGGCACATGCGGATGAGATCGTGCGCATCATGACCGGTCTGCGGGCGGAATGGGAGGGCGAGCGTGAGGCGCGACTGATTCATCACTGGCTGGAACTGCTGCATGCGACGATCCGCCGCATTGCTCAGCCATGGTGGCGGCAGGAACCTCGCGTGGCGAAGCTGTGGGCCGATGTGGAGCAGGATTTGATGCGCGACTGGACCCTGGTTGAGCTGGCGCATCGCAGTCATTGCAGCCCCGAGCACTTGCGCCGCTTGTGTTTGAAGGAACTCGGCCGCAGCCCGATGCAGCATCTGACGTGTCTGCGTATGGAGCAGGCGCGTCGCTTTCTGGAAACGGAGAACGACAAGCTGGAAGTCGTCGCCGCGAACGTGGGCTATGCGAACGCAGCGATTTTTTCGCGTGTGTTCAAGCGCTGGGTCGGCGTGGCTCCAGGGGAGTATCGTGGGAGAGTGTGA